The Chiroxiphia lanceolata isolate bChiLan1 chromosome 3, bChiLan1.pri, whole genome shotgun sequence DNA segment CACTGAAAAAAGTGTGTTCTTTAGGTCctcaggagctggggagagaacagctaaaagctattaaaaaactATTGGTTTCATGTGAAATTAAAGCCAGGTCTTGATGTTGcgactgtgaagaaaaaaaaagtgattggGCTACCTCAATATGTAGCATTTTAAATGTCCACTTCCTATTGGTtttcaaatgaaggaaaactgaaggTCAGCTAGTAAAGCAGCAACTTTACAGTAACCTTCTATTACATGGTGCAAATGATTGGAAGAATTGGTTGAAGCAGGTTCTGGCAAGTAACAAAAAAGAATAAGTATTCAGACAAGAACCTCAGTCTTAGCTTGTAGCTGCTTTGTGCTGTTACCAACCATCATTTCCTGTAGGTTGCATTCCATATATACCTCCTCCTTCAAGCAGAATTCTCTTCCATTGAGTTTTAGATTTAGGCTGGAGCCTGTTCCTGCGTCTTATTAgcaaatataaatgaaatatatttgtttatttggttttgggtgggccatggcagggggtggagggaggcAAGAAGCATCATTGTTTCAAGGAAGACTTGCTGTGAGTACCTCCAGGTTTAAGTACTGGTGCAGTGAATAAGAGCAGTTTTGGAAGATTGGATAAATGCAGGCTAGAAGCTGACATGCATTAAGCCTGACAGGAATATCTGATAGCTTCTTGTTGCTCAGAGCTTGTTCAGTCTTAAGGAGGCTTTGTTGAGATGCTGTTGTTTGACAACAAAAACCATTATTAGCCTTATTACACAGCAGGAACTCAAATCTTTTACAATAAAGGATGGTTAAAGATTTTATCAGACAGTTTTACCAGATACTTTATCCATATTCGTGAGGACTTAATTTAAATGCAAGTCTAGTCTACAGTACAAAACTGCTCTCATAGCTCTGGAAAAATGGATGAAAAGGACAGTCTGAAGAACTGCTGTACTGATAATTTAGCTGGAAGCAGAACCGGGTGTGCTTCAGACTTCCAACCCTATTATTAATCTGTTTGGCACCACTTGGACTTCGGATGAAACTCTGAAGCCAGAGGATTAAGTCAATTGTAGATGAATTCTTATGGTGCTATGTATTTCTTTGGTGATTCTGAAGTGATCTGTAACACCGAATTTACTCTTTTTTAACCTCTGTACAATCCTGCTTAATCCTGCCCAATGAAGCAAGTAAAGGGCCAACAACACTACAAATACAAATGAGACTCAGACTGTaacatactttttttaattgcaaaataattttcatgagGGGAATGGGAATTTCAATTTTTACTCTCATAACACAAATCTAATAAAATTCTTCTTGTAGAGGTGCCTTCTAATTTTCTATGCTTTGGTTTCAAGGATTGATATGTATGTTGGAGGAACTGATGACCTTATGGGCTTCATTTTGATGTTCCCTTTCTTATCAGCTGAGGATAAAGAGAAACAACGTGCTTTTATTGTTCAAAAGGCAACAAGCAGATATTTCCCAGCATATGAAAAGGTGTGTAGGAGGgttattttcttacatttttctggGGGGATAGCAATGGGAAACTGGGTATTTTAACAAaggcagaagaaacaaaagtgtCAGTTCAGTACTTTAAAGCAGGACATAATACTGTCTGCAGGCTGGTGAGATGAGGAGGTGGTCAGAGCAGTATGAGACAAATTGGGGCCTTTCAGTATGTTTTCTCTCCcatgcccagctgaggaggagagCAGTAGAGCGGCTTTGGTGGACAgctggtgtccagccagggtcaactcACCTCAGTAACTCACATTGCAAAAGCAGTGCTAATTGTCATCTTTGTTTAACACTTCAACAACAATACACAGCTATCACTGCTGTCTTCAAGCCATACTGGAATCTGCTTAAGCCTGCTGATTAAGCCATAGTGGAATCTTGGTGTTTTTCTAATTTGATACTTTTTCTAAGTTTGATACTTCGAAAGATGGGACTCGAGATACTCTCACTGATAGTTAATACACACAGACAGGATGATCTGGCGGAAATAGctgcttctctgttttaaaGACTAAAAAGAAGACAGTTTTTCACTTTGCCACATCTCCTGTAGCGGCTGTCAGAGGGCATTCTGCCCTAGATTCCACTTGTTAAATCTTAGCCCCAGTGTTTTAGGCTGATCATGTCTTACATTCTCTATTTTTACACTGAAGCTGTAACTGCATACAGAAAAATTCAAGATTTATTAGACTTGAAAGGTGTGAATACCAAGAAGGTATCTAACCTTGTAGTCCAGTACACAGGGTTACGTAGGGCTATAGGAAGGAACAATGGTTAAGGAAAACCCTGGGATCCTAGATTACAGCTGCAGAATGAAAAGTGATTGCAGGCATTAGGCCCACATCCCCCCACATAGTATCTGCATGGGACAGAAGGGTGAAAAGAAGAGGAGACAGTAAGGTCAAAAAAGGTGTGTCTGTGAGTTTTGGAAACATGAACCCCAGCTGGCTGTCCAGATCTGAACATTTTTATCTATGACATTTCTAGGTTTTGAAAGACCATGACTTTCTTGTTGGTAACAGTTTTAGCTGGGCAGATGTTCATCTTCTTGAAGCCATTTTAATGGTAGAAGAGAAGAAGTCAGATGTGCTCTCAGGCTTTCCTCAGTTACAGGTACCTTGCACTAACAATATGCTCATATGTCTGTAAATGTGATAAATGATATTTCGAAGTATGTTATGTGTGGATAATTCCATGAAAGATTTGTCACCTTCTCATTGTAGTCTCATTCTTCTTGCTTTAGGAAGAGCCTTGTAATATATTTCATCTAGAGAATCTGTTATTTTCTAGAGTAAACCCTGTACACATCTGAAGAAATGCaccctccctttttttcctctcctcaccAGTTCTGTGATACATTTAagcaaaagatattttctgGATCACAAGGACTGATTTGAGTAATATACACATCGGAAATCACAGATAACTGTTTCCACTTTATCCCAAGAGGGCTGATTTATTAATGTGGAAAATAACAGGGTTGAAGTGAGGGGGAGTAAAATCCATCCACTGCTAGAACTGTATTCCCGGTCTTGTCTCCATGTACAGCTTGTTAAAGGATGTTACACAAATTAGTAAAATTGGTTTTTTCTTGTGTtactttctgttctttaaataCGACATACTTACCGTTTGCCTTCTAGGCATTTAAGGCAAGGATAAGCAGCATCCCGACAATCAAGAAATTCCTAGAGCCAGGAAGCCAGAGGAAACCTGTTCCTGATGAGAAATACGTGGAGACTGTGAGAAGAGTTCTGCGCATGTACTATGATGTGAAGGCGAATTAGTGTGCGGGGCCAAGCCACAGCTGGGCTCGGGGTCAGAGAGTGACCAGGCCACACACAGACAGCTACACTGCACAGGAAGGCAAAGGGGTGTTCGAGAGGCCTTTCTATGGGCAGTGTCTAGTGCTCtcatacaaaatacaaaacacttTAATACTagccttctttttccttccttcatcctGAGATGTTTTCTGCTAATTTTAAGCAAGTGAAATGGCAGCAAGCATGGTGTGTGTAGCAgtgaagaagagagaaatgtgaGCTAGTGACTGACTGCTTTCAgcatgttctgctgctgctgaggattTCTGAGATCCAGATCAGATTTTTATATGATGATTGCTTCCAATTTATGcctttattgtttttaatatcaCTGTCAGCAAATGAAACAAGTGGTTTTTAAAGAAGGTAGGAGGGAGGAGTTGGGAGGAGTTTCTCTTACCAGTTCTACTGGACATCAATGCCTCACCTGTGCCTTGTGCCTTTATAATTAAGCTGCAATTTTATTACTGACttaggaaataaatttattgcCAAATGGTATTTTTGTTTAACCACTGTATCTAGAGGATCTGTTCTAATCAAATAAACTTTTTATGTGGTCACATTGTCCTGTTGTCTCATGAATGAAAGTTGGGGCTTGCAAacataatttttacttttcttggaAGATAAATTCTCTATATTTTATGTGTTAACACAAATGCCTCATGCAAAGGtgtattttgtttgtgtttataaacaaaaaagtAGAGATGTAAAGGAGAGGTAGTAAACCATCACACAAAACTGATATAGTTCCTATCTAAGGCCTAGTACCAGCTAGActcaaaatattgtttcttttcctctttttttttttcaagtctgtGGTTTCCACAGACAACTAGACAAAGGAATTTAACGTGTTTTTAATCACTTCAATAAATGGCACTTATGCCTtgaaaagctgctctgcaggatgTTATCTTGGGGGTTTGTATCTGTTATTTATAGTTCTATATTAATGACACAACTTACATAAAAAGACTTGTGCTCAATCTTGAATGGCACAATTTTATTCGTGCATTAGCTATGGGTTGAGAAATAAGATCCTGCTTGATATTTTGTAATGCAGTGAGCACACTCATTGGATATTTGATGGACAAGTTGCCCACTTGAAAGCTCATCAGTCTCCTCAACTTCAGTTTGACTGAAGTTTTCAGCACTACAAACACTTTTCCCTCATTGCCAGGTATACAAAGTTTGTACTGATCTACAGTATCTTATCAGTCACCTGCCTTCCTAATGTCAGTTGCAACTGCAGTTTAGTCCTTGGTTTAATCTCAGATTAGTTTAATACGAAAGTTTGGAAGACTCTGTAGTTGTTGATCTTAATTCCTTTGCTAagtgaaatttgttttcagaatatgAGGAAAGTTGTGGTATAATGCTGTTAAAAAGTTCCACAAGCAAAGATGCAGAAGCTGTAGGAAGTGACTCTACCAGTACTTGCCGGTGATAAGCCTAATAATTTAGCTGATGGTCATACCTTTTTAGTAAAGGTATGGCACAGCAGCAATGAATGTGAGCAGAAGATCAATTGGTACTGAAGCCTTGTCATCAGCTCTGTATGTGTTTGGGACAGGGTTAACTTCAGCCTAGCTCAAGAGTGGTTGTGTGGACTGAATGCCATTTACACTGCATTTGTGCACTCTTGGAGCACATTTTTCAGTCTAATTTCATCTGGAAAGAATCCAGATGGTACACTCCAAGATCACACTGTGATGGGGGCCAAAGCACAGTTTaagaaattcattttaaaaacatattcctGTTCCAGACTCCCGTCGCGACAAATTTTTGGCGCCCGAGTACGGGGACCAAGGGGGGTCCCTAGGGAATCAAGTCGGATTTCCTGGGTTAGGAGTCAAGTCGGACTCCCGAGAGCCAAGTCGGGTTCTCGCAGCCACGGTCGGACGTAGTGTTTCGGTCGGTCTTGCTGTGCAGCACAAGTAGGCGAAAGGGTTGGACGAAAAGAGCTCAAACCTGCCGCTGCCGAACGCCTCTCTTTCGAGGATTTTGGACGGCGAAGGAGTTTAGTTCCGCGTCCCACGTAGCGAAAAGAGCTCAAACCTGCCGCTGCCGAACGCCTCCCTTTCGAGGATTTTGGACGGCGAAAGGGTTTAGTTCCGCGCTTCCGGCAACGAATTAGTTGGACCCAGTGCCCGGGACGATTCCTGAAGAAGGACGCCCGCCGACAAAGCCGCAAGGAGTCTCGTGGAAAGAGCTGCACAAAGCGTGGTAACACGTTTTTTAGGTAATGTAGAGACAGGCGGCCTTATCATTGCTCcaatgctttttagaaaagcgGGGagttaaaaagttaaattttaataaGAATTACCAAGATTGCTTGCGACGAGGGTTGCTAAAGGTTGCTTTGTGGACCCTAATGTAGTTTTTGATgcttaaaagagagaaaaattagacGAACTGGCTTTGCGACGGATGCTACTTTCGTGTAAGGGCCAGGGATTTGAAGCGAACGCTGTAACTACCTTTATTATCTCTACTTGGAAAGAACTTAGTGATAAGCTCTTTACTGCTGACtctaagagagaaaaagttgCTGCTTCCCTTCTTACAACTTGGCGATTGTTATCTGGAACAGTAAAAGACATTAAAGCACAGTTTGAGGACATTAGAATGCTACTAGATACCATCATACGGAGAAATCGTGCAAAAAGGGAGTCGAGCGGAGTTGAAGGGAGCCGGAGCGGGACCAGAGATCACGGAGCGGAGCCAGGGACGACCGAGCGGCCCCGGCTAAATGAACGCGGTGCTAGCGTCTCGGCAGTTCATATCCAGGACGATCGGAGACGACGGCTGCAGCGTGAAAGTGCTGCTGATGGACCGGGGATGAACTTTACCAACACTATGACTGAGTTCCACCTTAAgacatttccagcttttcatctgaACTGTGCTGCGGGACTGCGCCGCGCATTTGTGGCTGTGTCCACGGCGCTGGGTGCCTGCGCCGCCGTGCTGAGTGAacccggggcggtgccgggcggcATTGGCGGTGGTCGCGGCGCCGTGCGCGGCCCCGGCTCGGAGCGGTGCGCCCGTGCGCGTGCAcgccggcggccccgggcgcAGCGGGCGGCAGGGGGGCTCTGTTTCCCCCGCACTGCTGACAGCCATGGTCCCAAGAGGTGTAGgttcccctccccttctttaCAGCGAATGTTTTTTCCCTAGTGCCGCTCCTCTTCCTAGAGTGTCGAGTTAATAACGGTAGCAAAGGATTTGGAGGTGCAGtcgggggaggggggaaagctgtttctcctttttcctcgCTACACCAATCACCCCCTCTCTGAAACGTGCCTGTTTGCagctattttctctctctcctatgtctttgtcttttcttaagCAGACCCTGTGATTAAGTTAAGTTCCTTCTGCTAATTTTCTCTGAGTGAGCCCgacccctcctcctcctccttcgTCCTTCGGCAATGAGAGGCGTGGGGGGGCAAAGACggtaaaacacaggaaaaggggaaaagggaaaaagcaattTAAGATTAACAATACCCCAATTTATAAATCAAATAAGATTACACTGTTTTTACAGCAATAAGTGTTACGCATGCAGCGTGTTCATAGCATTCTCAAACGTTTtctccaaagacagaaaaagagactgACGAAAAATCCCTTGAAGTAAGATTAGAAATAACACAACACCCGTGCTTAGCTTTTTATATATTGCAGAAAACTGTTAAGAATTTCCTATAGTTTGCCATTTTGCTTCTCTCACATGAAATTTGGCTGTTTCCCCCGGGAGCAGGGTGCAGGTAGAAGGTTTGCAGACGGAACGATGAGACAAAAGGGGATATAGTTCTACCCCCTGCAGAAGTAGTTTTATTGCCTTTATGACAGAATATCATTGCTCTATAAGAAGGGTTGAAAATTTCCAAGAtaatattctgttctttcttgctGCGTTTGTCTTTTACATGGAGAGTTATGCAGGATTTGCAGATTGCTGTCGGGCGACTATGCCATGAATTTCCTTTGAATTATGAAACTGATAAGAAGTGCACAGCCAATAACTACgtgaaaatgtgtgtgtgaatgatgAATGACTGAGGTGGCCACCTAAGAGTGTATGGAAAAAGattgtgtgaaagagaaaagctacatgaaTGCGTAACTgtgtaaacttaaaaaaacttTCCGTCGGTGTCGAGATTTTAACAAGGTGTTAATACTGAAGTTAAATAAGAGATTCTTACAAAAATTTGGTATTCTATTACAGCCTTGTATGAAATTTATGCAAGTTAAGTCTCAGGTGgagtttttccactgctgttgtTCCTTAGCTGTGCAAGCTGCGCAGGAGACCACTAGTTTTAGAGCGAGTAAAAACCATAAGCCAGCAAACATTAGTGCAGACTGCAAGATTAGCAGAGCCCGGAGCAGGGTGCACCACTATGCATCCAGGTGCCCAGGAGCCATTCTTACAATTCGTAGAGAAGCTGCAAGACGCTGTAGAGAAATAAGTTTTGTGACAGTTATAGAAGCTGCTAGTTACATAACTAGCTAGAGATAATGCAAGCTTGTGCTAGAGTGGAGTCCTTAGACCATCAAATAATTGCATTTGCATCTGCTATGGCAGTAGTGAGGGTCGttttgagcttttctgtgttttccaggatttAAATCAGGTGCTGTCGATGTTGCTGCCTTGCTTGTTCAGCTCGTTGCAGAGGGGCCCTTGCAGGCTGTCAAGGCCATCCTGCGTGCCTTCTCAAAACATCTACAGCGCTGTGGATAGTGTGTCTTCAGGCCTCCTGGCtggaggccagagcagaccagTTACCTTGATCAGTGTGACCAGAGCTGAAGTGATGTTTTAAAGAGTCCTTATATATTGTCTTCAAAACCCCTCCCGCGCAACAGCTGGTAGCAATATTCATTGTAAAACGGCTAGTCTCTTCTCCTTAAAATATGCCCTACCtattgcagctgtgttctcagcaaaatAGCCTCACTATTTGTGGCTACTACTTGTTTCATACCAGACTTATTGCTTGCATAGTTTGACTAGTGAATGTTCAGGGTTGTAGAAGCAACCTGTACTCTTTGTGATGCTCAAAGCTTGCTGTTAATTGtccagacaaacaaacaaacttctgTAGTCATTCTAAGGGTTAGAGTTGTGATACTAAGAGGTACTGCTCAGAGTTTTCTTCTAGAACATACAGATCCTGTGTGACTTAAGCAATGGCTCCTACCTACAGAGCAGCTGTTGGCCCTGCAACAGCTTGTCAAAAAGCAGCTTGATGCTGATTACATTGAACCATCTCAGAATCCTTTAATTACCCCTGTgtttgtgataaagaaaaaatatgtgaaatgaaaactgttgcATGATCTCAGACGGGATGGTGCAGTCATGGTTAGTAGGCATTGGCTTACTGACCCCTTCTGTGCCTTCTGCTGAATAATCCATTGTTATTATTGATTTGACAGTTATTGTAATCTTAGTAATAGCTCGTGTTGCCTTTTCTTGTATTACCAGACGTGTAAATGCTACgacaaagaaaacattattgaCCCAAAATAAAACCGGGGGAAATTGTAGAGGATTTGGTTAGAAATGCGAGGACATATGAGCATGGCTAAGGCCATGTATGAGCTGCTAAAGTCCAGCTAGGCCCGTGAGAACTCTGAGATAGCAGGgccatgagaaagcagcaatgtccttGGGCATTCTAAAttgggctgaaaaacaggagcttggcaTTAACACAACAAAGACCCTTAACGAGccacctgtgtaaacaatgaGAGGCAATTGAGATGATATCACCACCTAACTGTGTACCAATAAGGAGCCTAACCTTGTAATATTCATGAGCTTATTATAGAGTGTATATTAAGCTGCTGTCAATCTTCAATAAACGAAGTCCCTGGATTCTTACATTAAGGTGTCCGGAGTTTCCCGTCGCGACACCAGACCACTAAGGTAGACATACCCTGTAATGCTCCAGGTCTGGTCCAACTGATGGGTCATTTCCTGATATTTCAGTAAATTGTTGATGAGAACCTCtattgtgttattttttatttatcttcttgATTTGGATTGAAATGAAGACACCTAAAAGTGTCTATGAGCTAGTGTATACTTCTTCATTATAATATCTACAGCCATTTATGCTTATGCTATGATGGCAGGGTTACATGGTGTGATGCAGTGTTGTGGGTTGACCCTGTCTGAGAATGTAGCacttcttattttaatattccaAAACCAGTTTGTCAGTTTAGTTTCTACCCTGTACAGAGGGACAGGTCTACAGACTGTAATTGTGATGTTCCAAATTCTGGGCAAACTAGGGACAAAATCAGCTTAGATCTAAGTCTTTTGTAAAAGATGCCCATACTGAGCATCCTTGAGTCCTGGTACAGCATTTTAGAAGTAATTATTTAGGTTGTTAGCTGATTTCAGTAATGCTTTCAGGACACATCAGAGCTCTTCAGTTCTGTTACCAGCCTTCAAGACAGTAATAAGCAAGTAAAATATACAGACACTTGATGCTGTTTCTCCTATGTCATTCGATGTTGCTGGCCCAATAATTCCTGGCTCAAAATTAGTTAAGAATGCATGATAACctcaggaatttttttcactATCACAAAGACTTGGCATTGGACAGGTAGTTTTGATGTATTTTCCAAGAAGGACTCGGGTTTGTTCTCAACCCTTGCTCAGGTAAGACATATTTATCAGCATCGTTCTGATAGTCAGGCAAGTTATGCTTAGTGGGGGTAAAGGTGGTGATCCTACACAACctgttttgatttaaaacacTCTCTGTCCGTGGAGTTGCAAGTTCATTTTAAGTTAAAACACTGAGATAATTCTCATTGATTTAATACTGAGTACAGGATATAGGCTTTAGTAAAAGTTATGGTTTCTGATGACTGTATGGGATCTTTATAGATTATTGTGCATTGTGTTTGCTTATATTTTGGTAGGTTGCAATTAATTCCAATGGAACTCTACTATCCAAGCACCTCTGAAGGTGCAAAAGAAGTATCAGTTATTCACAGGGATTTTTCAGGTCTCCTGCATGCTTCTTGTGTCTCTTCTTCTCACCTTCATATAGCAACActaacaaaagaaagcaaggtGCCAAATTCAGGGAAAACTAGACAGATTGACTGACTGGAGGGCTCCTAACACTACTTACAGCAGGCATTTGACAGGTATTCCTATGCTTACTGTCACTTGCCAGTTGCCACCATAAGCAAAATAGACTTGATctggggaaaattaattcattacCAATTAATATAGTTGCatggtgagaaacaaagacttgaaccccttcctccctctccttcccagacttcttccttcctttgttACCAACTCTTCTACCTCCCTGCTTCCACTTCCTCTTGATGTTCACAGGGCTGTTTTTCCCTCACACTCTGTCGTGCAGTGTTTTCTCCCATCTTAAGCAGATTTTGCCGAGGTGCCCCCACCTCGGCTgtgggctcagccctgccctgcgAAGGGTGGGTTGGAGCCAGGTGGAATCACCAGTGTCTGGCAAGGAGCTCCCTCACAGAGCCTTGCTGCAGCCGCCGGGGTGCCAACACCCCGTACATCAGTGTCTGGTTTCATGTGGTACAAATAAGCTTGTAAGTCTCTCGCGGGTTTCCAAACGGGTCGTGGGGATCACCGGGAGCTGCTGGTGGCCTTGGAGCTACTCATGTGTGGTGGTCACAGCTTTGAGGTCCAGGAGGGGGAAGTTCACGTTCCAGAGGAGGTGTGTAGGAGCTGAAAACCTGGTCcctgcctgggcactgctggtgcAGAGGAGTTCTCGGCAGGCTGCACTCGGAACCCGAAATTCGGAGTTGCATTAAACCTCAATCTTACTCCTAGGAAAAACTCTTCTATTTGCTGCAGGGGAAATTTTTATTCGTAGGCTACTCCTCGGCGTGTTCCCGGGCTCCATTTCAACACCGCAGGAGCTGTGGGCATGGAATTAGCCTGACCTTACTTTTCCTGCCCCCAGGTGGGGCTCTGCTCTTTCGGCAAGTGCCCTCTGTGGGCACTGGCGGGATGGAGATGGTGCAGCGTGGAGCAATTCTCAGCCATACAGCCCGAAAAATACCACCTGCGTGGGAAGGACCTGAAGGACCTGAAGCCTGGTAAAGTAACTTCAATCCTCTAAACACCAGATGCCCACTTTTCAACTGTGACTACTTTTGTAgtcagcagaaataaataatagcACCAGATGGCAATTTATCTGGAAGGCATGTTTAACCTCTCAGCTTCTGCCTGGAAGCAGGTCTGCAAGCCACCTCGGAGTGCAGGGCAAAGAAAGGCATATATTTACGTAtcaccagcagctccttccaggCTTTGACCTGTGAAACTTTCCTTGTTGCCGTCTCTTGGAATTTTCTtgtcctgcagcctgtgcctgtTGTCTCTCCTACTTTCACTACGGTCCTCTGAGGAAAGCGTGGTCCTGGCCCCTCTGCAACTACGTTTTAGGTAGGTGAAGACAGCAATTAGATCCATGGCACTTCactatttcacatttttattaaaggGCTAAAACGAAAAATAGCACATTTCACAGAAGATAAGAGAGAAATGGACTATAGGGAGGAAAGTTGAAATTCAGTGAATGGAATCAGTATGCTGTGAATGAATAAACAGGATGCATTTAGTCTAGTTAAATGCAGTTTGCCTAAATTCCCACTGATGTGAGAAGCAGAAACTCAGAGGAGGAGAAACTGAAGGACATGGTGCATGTTAGCCATATACCAGCTCCCAGCATGGCACTGGCATCCAAAAAAGCTAATGTGACCTTGGTGTATAgtgaaaatttcaaattttcatgGTTGTAACTCCATGTCCAGCTCTAATATTTACCCATGAGCTACCAAGCTATAGGCATCACTTAATCCTAATGCAGAACCAGGGACAATTTTTTAGTTATGTTGCAGATTTGTTTATATTGCTTGCCCTATAACTACTACTTTCCATTTCAGACCAATTTCTACACTGCAGCAGAACTATTTAATCTCATACCTGGAAACATCATGCAAGAGAAGATGAAATGGAATGGAATGTTATGTTTTctggtaaaagaaaaagagcttgACTTCACCCTAGTGCAGAAAGATTAAATTCTGAAAGGCAGATTATCCCACTACTAATCATGATATGGTTTTATACCTTGCCTTGTAGGCTTGTACCATCTGACTTGCACATACTTTTCTCTGAGGCTGTACCATCTACTTCTAGGAGTGTGCCTTCTTCCTTGTCATCAGCCCTGAGCGACTTTCAGATGAAGCTGGTTTAACAGGCTTTTGTTGGCTTATGATTAGAACTTTTTCCACCCCTATTCTTAGTAGTTGCATTGTTTTCAGTCTTAGGCTTTTAAAGCAAGAGTAAGCAACATTGCCACAAATAAGAAATTCCTCCAGCTTGTCAGCCAACAAAGCAATGATGAATCCGGATGAACAAGCTGTAGcattaacagatttttttaccATGAAATGAAGCCAGGTTCCATCTGCTGTCATTTTTCAACCCCTTTTCTGACTTAAACCTTGATTTTTGTTCTTCTGGATTTGTACTGTCTTGCACATACAACATGAACAAATGAGTCTCATGCTGAAAACATCATTAGAGAAGAAGCCAAGTTACATTTCACAAACTGTTTTACATTATCTGCAAGAAAGGTAAATGCACAGTTAGATCGTTACTTATTAATGTCATTAAAGTCCATTCATTTTATAATTTTGAACATGCTACcaaacagtgaaaaaagagCATCTTAAAGGTGGGATACTTCTAGGCTATATAAATAACGTGTCACTAATCTTGTTTCATTGACTCTTTTTTATGCTGACAGGTCTGTGTAAGAGGGTTTAAGGGAAGGAGAGAATATGTGGGGAACCAAACAGGTGTTCCAGTTAGAGGCCCTGAAACAGTGGCTCAGCCAGAGGCCTCTGAGATAACGCAGGAATCCACTAAAAGACCTTGGgcagcctggg contains these protein-coding regions:
- the LOC116783983 gene encoding glutathione S-transferase 3, giving the protein MSGNPKLYYFNGRGKMESIRWLLAAAGVEFEEEFLETREQYEKLLQGGSLLFQQVPMVEIDGMRMVQTRAILSYIAAKYNLYGKDLKERALIDMYVGGTDDLMGFILMFPFLSAEDKEKQRAFIVQKATSRYFPAYEKVLKDHDFLVGNSFSWADVHLLEAILMVEEKKSDVLSGFPQLQAFKARISSIPTIKKFLEPGSQRKPVPDEKYVETVRRVLRMYYDVKAN